A single window of Gossypium arboreum isolate Shixiya-1 chromosome 13, ASM2569848v2, whole genome shotgun sequence DNA harbors:
- the LOC108462019 gene encoding uncharacterized protein LOC108462019: protein MAANTNTLSLRSVLEKEKLNGLNFLDWFRNLRVVLKQERKLYVIKKSLPDEPPANALRADKDAYKKHLDEMVDVGCLMLSTMNPELQKQHEDMVAYDMIEHLKELYEGQARQERFDISKALFQCKLAEGSPIGPHVLKMIGYIESLSKLGFPLSQELATDVILQSLPDSYS, encoded by the coding sequence ATGGCTGCAAACACTAATACACTCTCATTACGATCGGTCCTTGAGAAGGAAAAACTGAATGGTTTGAATTTTCTTGACTGGTTTCGTAACTTGAGGGTTGTCCTCAAACAAGAACGGAAATTATATGTCATTAAAAAATCACTTCCTGATGAACCACCAGCTAATGCCTTGAGGGCTGATAAAGATGCTTACAAGAAGCATCTCGATGAAATGGTAGACGTTGGATGTCTTATGCTTTCCACTATGAATCCTGAGCTTCAAAAGCAACATGAGGATATGGTTGCTTACGATATGATCGAGCACCTGAAAGAACTATATGAAGGGCAAGCAAGGCAAGAGAGGTTCGATATCTCTAAGGCCCTATTCCAATGTAAGCTGGCTGAAGGAAGCCCAATAGGACCTCATGTTCTTAAGatgattggttatattgaaagcctATCTAAGCTTGGGTTTCCATTGAGCCAAGAGTTGGCCACTGATGTTATTCTGCAATCATTGCCGGATAGTTACAGCTAG